Proteins co-encoded in one Listeria ivanovii subsp. ivanovii genomic window:
- the rpmC gene encoding 50S ribosomal protein L29 yields MKANDIRDLSTTEIQDQEKALKEELFNLRFQLATGQLENTARIREVRKAIARMKTIVRERELA; encoded by the coding sequence ATGAAAGCTAATGATATCCGTGATTTATCCACTACCGAAATCCAAGATCAAGAAAAAGCTTTGAAAGAAGAGCTCTTCAACCTGCGCTTTCAATTAGCTACTGGTCAATTAGAAAACACCGCACGTATTCGTGAGGTTCGTAAAGCAATTGCCCGTATGAAAACAATCGTCAGGGAAAGAGAACTTGCTTAA
- the rplP gene encoding 50S ribosomal protein L16, translating to MLVPKRVKYRREFRGNMRGRAKGGTEVAFGEYGLQAVEASWITNRQIEAARIAMTRYMKRGGKVWIKIFPHKSYTSKPIGVRMGKGKGAPEGWVSPVKRGKIMFEIAGVPEDVAREALRLAAHKLPVKTKIVKREEIGGEANES from the coding sequence ATGTTAGTTCCTAAACGTGTAAAATACCGTCGTGAATTCCGCGGAAACATGCGTGGACGCGCGAAAGGCGGAACTGAAGTTGCATTTGGTGAATACGGTCTTCAAGCAGTTGAAGCTTCTTGGATTACAAACCGTCAAATCGAAGCAGCTCGTATCGCAATGACTCGTTACATGAAACGTGGCGGTAAAGTTTGGATTAAAATTTTCCCTCATAAATCTTACACTTCTAAACCAATCGGGGTTCGGATGGGTAAAGGTAAAGGTGCTCCGGAAGGTTGGGTAAGCCCAGTTAAACGTGGCAAAATTATGTTTGAAATCGCAGGTGTACCTGAAGATGTAGCGCGTGAAGCATTACGTCTAGCAGCACATAAACTGCCGGTCAAAACTAAGATCGTTAAACGTGAAGAAATTGGTGGTGAAGCAAATGAAAGCTAA
- the rpsS gene encoding 30S ribosomal protein S19, translating into MGRSLKKGPFVDDHLMKKVEAAAESEKKQVIKTWSRRSTIFPTFVGQTIAVYDGRKHVPVYVQEDMVGHKLGEFAPTRTYRGHAGDDKKTKR; encoded by the coding sequence ATGGGTCGTAGTTTGAAAAAAGGACCTTTTGTTGATGACCACTTGATGAAGAAAGTGGAAGCAGCAGCAGAAAGCGAAAAGAAACAAGTTATTAAAACTTGGTCTCGTCGCTCCACGATTTTCCCAACTTTTGTTGGACAAACAATCGCAGTATATGATGGACGTAAACACGTTCCTGTTTATGTTCAAGAAGATATGGTAGGACACAAACTGGGCGAATTCGCACCAACTCGTACGTACCGCGGTCATGCGGGCGACGATAAAAAAACTAAACGCTAA
- the rplB gene encoding 50S ribosomal protein L2, with the protein MAIKKYKPTTNGRRHMTSSDFAEITTSTPEKSLLRPLKKKAGRNNQGKLTVRHHGGGHKRQYRVIDFKRNKDGIPGRVATIEYDPNRSANIALINYADGEKRYIIAAKGLEVGQTIYSGAEADIKIGNALELKDIPVGTVIHNIEMKPGKGGQLVRSAGTSAQVLGKEGKYVLIRLNSGEVRMILSTCRATIGQVGNEQHELINIGKAGRSRWMGKRPTVRGSVMNPNDHPHGGGEGKAPIGRKSPMSPWGKPTLGYKTRKKNNNSDKFIVRRRKKK; encoded by the coding sequence ATGGCGATCAAAAAGTATAAACCTACCACAAACGGGCGCCGGCATATGACTAGTTCAGATTTTGCTGAGATTACTACAAGTACTCCAGAAAAATCTTTACTACGTCCTCTTAAAAAGAAAGCCGGACGCAATAACCAAGGTAAGTTAACTGTTCGTCATCACGGCGGTGGCCATAAACGCCAATACCGCGTGATTGATTTCAAACGTAACAAAGATGGTATTCCAGGACGCGTTGCAACGATCGAGTACGATCCAAACCGTTCTGCTAATATTGCTTTAATCAACTATGCTGATGGAGAAAAACGCTACATCATCGCAGCAAAAGGCCTTGAAGTAGGTCAAACAATTTATTCAGGAGCAGAAGCCGACATCAAAATCGGTAATGCACTAGAATTAAAAGATATTCCAGTGGGTACTGTTATCCACAATATCGAAATGAAACCTGGTAAAGGTGGTCAATTAGTACGTTCAGCTGGAACAAGTGCTCAAGTGCTTGGTAAAGAAGGCAAATACGTATTAATCCGCTTAAACTCTGGTGAAGTTCGTATGATCCTTTCCACTTGTCGCGCTACAATCGGTCAAGTTGGTAATGAACAACACGAACTTATCAACATCGGTAAAGCAGGTCGTTCACGTTGGATGGGTAAACGCCCAACTGTTCGTGGATCTGTAATGAACCCGAACGATCACCCACACGGTGGTGGTGAAGGTAAAGCTCCAATCGGCCGTAAATCGCCAATGTCTCCATGGGGTAAACCAACTCTTGGATACAAAACACGTAAGAAAAATAACAACTCCGATAAATTTATCGTGCGTCGTCGTAAGAAAAAATAA
- the rplN gene encoding 50S ribosomal protein L14, producing MIQQESRMKVADNSGAREVLTIKVLGGSGRKTANIGDVVVCTVKQATPGGVVKKGEVVKAVIVRTKSGARRQDGSYIKFDENACVIIRDDKSPRGTRIFGPVARELRENNFMKIVSLAPEVL from the coding sequence ATGATTCAACAAGAAAGTCGTATGAAAGTGGCTGATAACTCTGGCGCACGTGAAGTGTTAACAATTAAAGTGCTAGGTGGATCAGGACGCAAAACTGCTAACATTGGTGATGTTGTCGTGTGTACCGTTAAACAAGCAACACCAGGCGGCGTTGTCAAAAAAGGTGAAGTTGTTAAAGCAGTAATCGTTCGTACTAAGAGTGGAGCACGTCGTCAAGACGGTTCTTACATCAAGTTTGATGAAAATGCATGTGTCATTATCCGTGACGATAAAAGTCCTCGTGGAACACGTATTTTTGGACCTGTTGCTCGCGAACTTCGTGAAAACAACTTTATGAAGATCGTTTCTTTAGCTCCAGAAGTTCTTTAA
- the rplV gene encoding 50S ribosomal protein L22: protein MASEVTSAKAVAKTVRIAPRKARIVIDLIRGKQVGEAIAILKYTPRSASPIIEKVLKSAIANAEHNYDLDINNLVVEEAFVDEGPTLKRFRPRAQGRASAINKRTSHITVVVSEVKEG from the coding sequence ATGGCAAGTGAAGTTACAAGCGCAAAAGCCGTTGCCAAAACGGTTCGTATTGCTCCTCGCAAAGCTAGAATCGTCATTGATTTAATTCGAGGCAAGCAAGTTGGCGAAGCAATTGCAATCTTGAAGTATACTCCAAGATCAGCTTCCCCAATTATTGAAAAAGTATTAAAATCCGCTATTGCTAACGCAGAGCATAACTATGATTTAGACATTAACAACCTTGTAGTAGAGGAAGCATTTGTTGACGAAGGTCCAACACTTAAACGTTTCCGTCCACGTGCACAAGGTCGTGCAAGTGCAATTAACAAACGTACTAGCCACATTACAGTTGTGGTATCTGAAGTGAAGGAGGGATAA
- the rpsQ gene encoding 30S ribosomal protein S17 produces the protein MADRNQRKVYTGRVVSDKMDKTITVVVETYKKHGLYGKRVKYSKKFKAHDENNIAKTGDVVRISETRPLSATKHFRLLEVVEEAVII, from the coding sequence ATGGCTGACCGTAACCAACGTAAAGTTTATACTGGTCGTGTTGTATCCGACAAAATGGATAAAACAATTACCGTGGTTGTTGAAACGTACAAGAAACATGGTTTGTACGGTAAACGCGTGAAGTATTCTAAAAAATTCAAAGCGCATGATGAAAATAACATTGCAAAAACTGGCGATGTAGTTCGTATTTCCGAAACTCGTCCATTGTCTGCAACTAAACATTTCCGTTTACTAGAAGTTGTAGAAGAAGCAGTAATTATCTAA
- the rplW gene encoding 50S ribosomal protein L23, with translation MDARDIIKRPVVTEESTSILDDKKYTFEVDTRATKTQVKYAIEEIFDVKVAKVNVMNYKGKLKRMGRYAGYTNKRRKAIVTVTADSKEIQFFEV, from the coding sequence ATGGATGCACGCGACATCATTAAGCGCCCAGTTGTAACTGAAGAATCTACAAGCATTCTCGACGATAAGAAATATACATTTGAAGTAGATACTCGCGCAACTAAAACGCAAGTAAAATACGCAATTGAAGAAATTTTCGACGTAAAAGTTGCTAAAGTAAACGTAATGAATTACAAAGGTAAACTGAAACGTATGGGCCGTTATGCAGGTTACACTAACAAACGCCGTAAAGCGATTGTTACTGTTACAGCTGACAGCAAAGAAATTCAATTCTTTGAAGTATAA
- the rpsC gene encoding 30S ribosomal protein S3: MGQKVHPIGMRIGVIRDWDSKWYAEKDYADFLHEDLRIRDYVAKRLSDASVSRVEIERAANRVNITIHTAKPGMVIGKGGSEVEALRKNLNELTQKRVHINIVEIKRADLDAKLVAENIARQLEGRVSFRRAQKQAIQRTMRAGAKGIKTQVSGRLGGADIARAEHYSEGTVPLHTLRADIDYAWEEADTTYGKLGVKVWIYRGEVLPTKKNNVEGGK, translated from the coding sequence GTGGGTCAAAAAGTACATCCAATAGGTATGCGTATCGGTGTCATCCGTGATTGGGACTCCAAATGGTACGCGGAAAAAGATTATGCGGACTTCTTACATGAAGATTTACGCATCCGTGATTATGTTGCAAAACGTCTATCTGACGCTTCTGTTTCTCGTGTAGAAATCGAACGTGCAGCTAACCGTGTGAATATCACTATTCATACTGCTAAACCTGGTATGGTTATCGGTAAAGGTGGTTCAGAAGTTGAAGCATTACGCAAAAACTTAAACGAACTTACTCAAAAACGTGTTCATATCAACATCGTAGAAATTAAACGTGCTGACCTAGACGCAAAATTGGTTGCTGAAAATATCGCTCGTCAATTGGAAGGTCGTGTATCTTTCCGTCGTGCGCAAAAACAAGCTATCCAACGTACTATGCGTGCTGGAGCAAAAGGTATCAAAACTCAAGTATCTGGTCGTCTTGGCGGAGCGGATATCGCTCGTGCTGAACACTATAGCGAAGGAACAGTACCTCTTCATACATTGCGTGCCGATATCGACTACGCATGGGAAGAAGCTGACACAACTTATGGTAAATTAGGCGTAAAAGTCTGGATCTACCGTGGTGAAGTCCTTCCTACGAAGAAAAACAATGTGGAAGGAGGAAAATAA
- the rplC gene encoding 50S ribosomal protein L3: protein MTKGILGRKVGMTQVFTENGELIPVTVIEAAQNVVLQKKTVETDGYEAVQIGFEDKRAKLSNKPEQGHVAKANTTPKRFIREFRDVNLDEYEIGSEVKVDVFAEGDIIDATGVSKGKGFQGVIKRHGQSRGPMAHGSRYHRRPGSMGPVAPNRVFKNKLLPGRMGGEQITIQNLEIVKVDVEKNVLLVKGNVPGAKKALVQIKTATKAK, encoded by the coding sequence ATGACCAAAGGAATCTTAGGTAGAAAAGTAGGGATGACACAAGTTTTCACTGAAAACGGCGAACTTATTCCAGTAACAGTTATCGAAGCAGCACAAAACGTGGTACTTCAAAAGAAAACTGTTGAAACTGATGGCTACGAAGCTGTACAAATTGGTTTCGAAGATAAGAGAGCAAAATTGTCAAACAAACCCGAACAAGGTCATGTAGCAAAAGCCAATACTACTCCTAAGCGCTTCATTCGCGAATTCCGCGATGTAAACTTAGACGAGTATGAGATTGGTTCAGAAGTAAAAGTAGACGTATTCGCAGAAGGTGACATCATCGACGCGACAGGCGTATCGAAAGGTAAAGGATTCCAAGGTGTTATTAAACGCCACGGACAATCACGCGGCCCTATGGCCCATGGTTCCCGTTACCATCGTCGCCCAGGTTCAATGGGTCCAGTAGCACCTAACCGTGTTTTCAAAAATAAACTACTTCCAGGTCGTATGGGTGGGGAACAAATCACTATCCAAAACCTAGAAATCGTTAAAGTAGACGTTGAAAAGAACGTTCTTTTAGTAAAAGGAAACGTTCCAGGCGCTAAAAAAGCATTAGTTCAAATTAAAACTGCTACTAAAGCAAAATAA
- the rplD gene encoding 50S ribosomal protein L4 has product MPKLSLLKQDGTNAGEITLNDTVFGIEPNEKVVVDVILSQRASLRQGTHKVKNRSEVRGGGRKPWRQKGTGRARQGSIRSPQWRGGGVVFGPTPRSYAYKLPKKVRRLAIKSILSSKVNEEKLVVLEGLTFDAPKTKEFAAFLKNISVDTKALIVVAGESENVELSARNLQGITVIPAESISVLEVAKHDKLIITKAAVEKVEEVLA; this is encoded by the coding sequence ATGCCAAAATTAAGCTTACTTAAACAAGATGGAACAAACGCTGGCGAAATTACTTTAAACGACACTGTTTTCGGTATCGAACCAAATGAAAAAGTTGTTGTTGATGTGATTTTGAGCCAACGTGCATCCCTACGTCAAGGGACTCATAAAGTGAAAAATCGTTCAGAAGTACGTGGTGGCGGACGTAAACCATGGCGTCAAAAAGGTACAGGTCGTGCCCGTCAAGGTTCAATCCGTTCCCCACAATGGCGTGGCGGTGGTGTCGTATTCGGCCCAACACCTCGTTCATATGCTTACAAGTTACCTAAGAAAGTTCGTCGTTTAGCGATTAAATCAATTCTTTCTTCTAAAGTAAATGAAGAAAAATTAGTTGTACTTGAAGGTTTAACTTTCGATGCTCCTAAAACAAAAGAATTTGCGGCTTTTCTTAAAAATATCTCTGTAGATACTAAGGCACTAATCGTAGTTGCTGGTGAAAGTGAAAATGTAGAATTATCTGCACGCAACTTACAAGGCATTACAGTTATTCCAGCTGAAAGTATCTCAGTACTAGAAGTTGCTAAACATGATAAGTTAATTATCACTAAAGCAGCTGTCGAAAAAGTAGAGGAGGTGCTCGCATAA